From the genome of Pukyongia salina, one region includes:
- the ung gene encoding uracil-DNA glycosylase has translation MDVNIEESWKQVLGKEFDKDYFKLLTNFVRKEYATHKCFPPGREIFSAFDHTPFSQVKAVILGQDPYHGDGQANGLCFSVGEGVAKPPSLVNIFSELKNDLGVSPPDHGNLQSWAEQGVLLLNATLTVRAHQAGSHQNKGWEQFTDAAITALSEGCENLVFLLWGGYARKKGARIDSSRHLVLSSGHPSPLSANRGYWFGNQHFSKTNAYLTEKGKQPIGWQL, from the coding sequence ATGGATGTAAATATTGAAGAAAGCTGGAAGCAGGTCCTTGGTAAAGAATTTGATAAGGATTATTTCAAACTGCTAACCAACTTCGTGAGGAAAGAATACGCTACGCATAAGTGTTTCCCTCCGGGAAGGGAGATTTTTTCGGCTTTCGATCATACGCCGTTTTCGCAAGTTAAAGCCGTTATTTTGGGGCAGGATCCGTACCATGGTGATGGACAGGCGAACGGACTCTGTTTCTCGGTGGGCGAGGGGGTTGCGAAGCCGCCTTCTCTGGTTAATATATTTTCAGAATTGAAGAATGATCTGGGTGTAAGTCCGCCCGATCATGGTAACCTGCAATCATGGGCAGAGCAAGGAGTCCTTTTACTCAACGCAACACTCACCGTAAGGGCGCATCAGGCAGGGAGTCACCAGAACAAGGGATGGGAACAATTTACAGATGCGGCCATTACCGCTCTTTCGGAAGGTTGTGAGAATCTGGTTTTTCTGTTATGGGGTGGTTATGCCAGGAAAAAAGGAGCGCGTATCGATTCGTCCAGGCATTTGGTACTCAGCAGCGGACATCCATCACCTTTAAGTGCCAACAGAGGGTATTGGTTTGGAAACCAACATTTCAGCAAAACAAATGCATATTTAACGGAAAAAGGAAAACAGCCAATAGGTTGGCAATTATAA
- a CDS encoding glycoside hydrolase family 25 protein — protein sequence MKTHHFYYLTLTLILLGGGLLVTLFISETIFAKDLAENTERIIVDPDLTAGGGQRDSFQASHYADTTAYLKGIDISKYQKDIDWSGLSDKITFIICKATEGRTLMDSEFDSNWKNIEKAGRYRGAYHFYRSNDDPEVQAEFFYSTVGELGANDLPMVLDIESGSLVGAVNKTKLTADLLSFLQTVEKLSGKKPMIYSNSYFASQYLNREEFASYPLWVAEYTSKSEPTIPYFWSAKGGWSFWQRSASYDLSSVDGEVDFDIFNGNMEALKNFISSTSEEDQ from the coding sequence ATGAAAACACATCACTTCTATTATCTTACCCTTACACTTATACTCCTGGGAGGGGGTTTGCTTGTTACTCTTTTTATTTCTGAAACGATCTTTGCTAAAGATCTTGCCGAAAATACCGAACGTATCATTGTCGATCCCGATCTTACAGCCGGAGGTGGCCAGCGAGACAGCTTTCAGGCGTCGCATTATGCAGATACCACCGCATACTTAAAAGGCATTGATATATCCAAATATCAAAAAGATATCGACTGGTCCGGCCTGTCTGATAAGATCACTTTTATTATTTGTAAGGCTACCGAGGGCAGGACTTTAATGGATTCGGAGTTCGACTCAAACTGGAAGAACATTGAAAAAGCAGGCCGATACAGAGGAGCCTATCACTTCTATAGGTCTAACGACGACCCCGAGGTGCAGGCCGAATTCTTTTATAGTACTGTAGGTGAATTGGGAGCGAATGACCTTCCAATGGTGCTCGACATTGAAAGTGGGAGTCTTGTAGGAGCTGTTAACAAAACCAAACTCACGGCAGACCTGTTAAGCTTCTTACAAACCGTAGAGAAACTTTCAGGCAAAAAACCAATGATCTATTCAAATTCATATTTCGCTTCCCAGTATCTCAATCGGGAGGAATTTGCCTCTTATCCTTTGTGGGTCGCAGAATATACCAGTAAATCTGAACCAACCATTCCTTATTTCTGGTCGGCAAAAGGCGGGTGGTCTTTTTGGCAGCGATCTGCTTCTTACGATCTCTCTTCTGTTGATGGAGAGGTAGATTTTGATATTTTCAACGGGAATATGGAAGCGCTAAAGAATTTTATATCAAGTACTTCGGAAGAAGATCAATAA
- a CDS encoding substrate-binding domain-containing protein — protein MKKFHIGGVPEHFNLPWYLTLRDKSYTKEGINLRWKDFFGGTGAMATALREKEIDLAVILTEGIIRDICNGSDCSIVQVFVASPLIWGIHVAKESNYHKISDLKGKTAAISRYGSGSHLMAFVNAENQGWDTGSDLKFEVIRNLDGALEALPKGDGDYFMWEKFTTKPYVDNGPFRSVGECPTPWPCFVIAVRNDILEDEPEAIQKILEIINNTTADFKEIPRIAHMIANRYDQKIEDVIEWLSLTEWSQENLSFAQVERIQQKLHHLDLIEQIVPPEKILYI, from the coding sequence ATGAAAAAATTCCATATTGGTGGGGTACCGGAACATTTCAATCTTCCCTGGTACTTAACACTACGTGACAAATCGTATACTAAAGAAGGGATCAATCTTCGGTGGAAAGACTTTTTTGGAGGTACTGGGGCCATGGCAACTGCCCTGCGTGAAAAAGAGATCGATCTGGCTGTGATCCTAACCGAAGGAATAATTAGGGACATATGCAATGGTAGCGACTGCTCTATTGTTCAGGTATTCGTTGCTTCCCCATTAATATGGGGTATTCATGTTGCGAAAGAAAGTAATTACCATAAAATTTCGGATCTAAAAGGGAAAACCGCAGCCATTAGTAGATACGGATCGGGCTCTCATCTAATGGCCTTTGTGAATGCAGAGAACCAGGGTTGGGATACTGGCAGCGATCTAAAATTTGAAGTGATACGAAATCTCGATGGTGCCCTGGAAGCCCTTCCAAAAGGAGATGGAGATTATTTTATGTGGGAAAAGTTTACCACCAAGCCTTATGTAGACAACGGGCCTTTTAGAAGTGTTGGCGAATGTCCTACTCCATGGCCATGTTTCGTGATCGCGGTACGTAATGATATTCTGGAAGATGAACCGGAGGCAATCCAAAAGATCCTGGAGATCATTAACAATACAACCGCCGATTTTAAAGAAATACCACGTATCGCGCACATGATTGCAAATAGATACGATCAAAAGATAGAGGATGTAATCGAATGGCTTTCCCTAACCGAATGGAGCCAGGAGAACCTTAGTTTTGCACAAGTAGAACGAATTCAGCAAAAATTACATCACCTCGATCTAATAGAGCAAATTGTTCCTCCCGAAAAGATATTGTATATTTAA
- a CDS encoding nucleoside phosphorylase — MKILESELILNPDGSIYHLNLKPEDLASTIITVGDQERVEQVSCYFEKIEVKKQHREFKTHTGFYKGKRITVISTGIGPDNIDIVFNELDALVNVDFESRTLKENLGALEIVRVGTSGAMQADIPVDSIIASEVGIGFDNLLHFYEVPDQLFDEEFSEAFQKHTGWNANNSKPYVVAANQELLTKFTSEGIKKGITTTNVGFYGPQGRVLRLPLQDPEMNRKISSFLYNGRRITNLEMETAAIYGMSGLLGHKALSLNVILANRANGSFSKDPKMAIDNLIKKTLDKLVQ; from the coding sequence ATGAAAATACTCGAATCTGAACTCATACTAAATCCCGACGGAAGTATATACCACCTCAATCTAAAGCCCGAAGACCTTGCCTCCACTATTATAACCGTAGGCGACCAGGAACGAGTTGAGCAGGTATCCTGCTATTTTGAGAAGATCGAAGTAAAAAAGCAGCACCGGGAATTTAAAACGCATACAGGTTTTTACAAGGGCAAGCGAATTACAGTTATATCGACGGGAATAGGCCCGGACAATATCGACATCGTTTTTAATGAACTCGATGCGCTGGTCAATGTAGATTTCGAATCCAGAACGTTAAAGGAAAATTTAGGGGCTTTGGAGATCGTGCGAGTTGGGACCTCAGGTGCGATGCAGGCAGATATTCCCGTAGATAGCATCATTGCAAGCGAAGTGGGAATAGGTTTTGATAATCTTTTGCATTTCTACGAGGTACCCGACCAGCTTTTCGACGAGGAATTTTCGGAAGCATTTCAAAAGCACACAGGATGGAACGCGAATAACTCCAAACCTTATGTTGTGGCGGCAAACCAGGAACTCCTTACTAAATTTACTTCCGAAGGGATTAAAAAAGGAATAACTACTACCAATGTAGGATTTTATGGCCCACAAGGACGTGTATTGCGTTTACCGCTGCAGGATCCCGAAATGAATAGAAAGATTAGTTCCTTTCTTTATAACGGAAGACGGATAACCAATTTGGAAATGGAAACTGCCGCTATTTATGGAATGTCCGGATTGCTTGGGCACAAAGCACTTTCGCTAAATGTGATACTGGCCAACCGGGCGAATGGAAGTTTCAGTAAAGACCCCAAAATGGCTATCGATAACTTAATAAAAAAGACTCTAGATAAATTGGTGCAATGA
- a CDS encoding translation initiation factor — MDLQDQLKNLFPDHVPSESPEKKEEPAFWLQEEPLICKYEKRKGKPITIIEGYNGATSDFKQLAKELKQLLSVGGSFKNEQIIIQGDYRDKIMSFLKEKGFKVKRVGG; from the coding sequence ATGGATTTACAGGATCAATTAAAAAATCTTTTTCCGGATCATGTCCCATCAGAATCGCCGGAAAAAAAAGAAGAACCTGCCTTTTGGCTGCAGGAGGAGCCTCTTATATGTAAATACGAGAAGCGAAAAGGAAAACCAATTACCATAATCGAAGGATATAACGGGGCCACATCAGATTTTAAACAGCTTGCAAAGGAATTAAAACAGCTGCTAAGTGTTGGTGGTAGTTTTAAAAACGAGCAGATCATCATTCAGGGTGATTATCGGGATAAAATCATGTCTTTTCTGAAAGAAAAGGGATTCAAAGTAAAACGTGTAGGTGGATGA
- a CDS encoding isopenicillin N synthase family dioxygenase has protein sequence MNNIPSVDLADFLSDDPKRKQKFVNEIGSAYEEIGFVSLKNHFLSDRLVEELYREVKAFFALPVEEKLKYEIEGLGGQRGYVSFGKEHAKGKKEGDLKEFWHFGQEPAADAALPEEYPENVIVTELPDFNRIGMQTYRMLEKTGIYVLRALALYIGLEENYFDHWVSNGNSILRPIHYPPITEEPKGAVRAGAHGDINLITLLMGASTGGLQVLRKDGQWIDAIPEEDELVINVGDMLERHTNNKLRSTIHRVVNPPREQWGTPRYSIPFFMHPRSDMKLNCLEECIDEDHPKAYEDITAGEFLHQRLVEIGLIKK, from the coding sequence ATGAATAATATACCCAGTGTAGACCTGGCCGATTTCTTATCGGACGATCCGAAAAGAAAACAAAAATTTGTTAATGAAATTGGGAGTGCTTACGAAGAAATTGGTTTCGTGTCCCTGAAAAACCACTTTTTAAGTGACCGCTTAGTTGAAGAGCTTTATCGAGAAGTGAAAGCTTTTTTTGCGCTACCCGTTGAAGAAAAGCTGAAATACGAAATTGAAGGCCTTGGTGGACAGCGAGGTTATGTCTCCTTCGGAAAAGAACACGCCAAAGGAAAAAAAGAAGGTGATCTGAAAGAATTTTGGCATTTTGGACAAGAACCCGCAGCAGATGCGGCACTCCCCGAAGAATATCCGGAAAACGTTATCGTTACCGAACTACCCGATTTCAATAGAATTGGGATGCAGACCTACCGAATGCTTGAGAAGACCGGAATTTATGTTTTAAGAGCCCTGGCCTTGTATATAGGGCTGGAAGAAAATTACTTCGATCATTGGGTTTCGAATGGTAATAGTATCCTGAGACCTATCCACTACCCTCCTATCACCGAAGAGCCCAAAGGTGCTGTACGTGCCGGCGCACATGGAGATATTAACCTTATCACTTTACTAATGGGGGCCTCTACTGGCGGACTTCAGGTATTGCGTAAAGACGGACAATGGATAGATGCCATCCCGGAAGAAGATGAGCTGGTGATAAATGTTGGCGATATGCTGGAACGGCATACCAATAATAAATTGAGATCTACTATACACAGGGTTGTAAACCCGCCCAGAGAACAATGGGGTACGCCAAGGTATTCTATTCCCTTTTTCATGCATCCGCGAAGCGATATGAAGCTCAATTGCCTGGAAGAATGTATAGATGAGGATCACCCAAAGGCCTATGAGGATATCACTGCAGGTGAATTCCTTCATCAGCGATTGGTAGAAATTGGCCTGATCAAGAAATAA
- a CDS encoding alpha-ketoacid dehydrogenase subunit alpha/beta: MAQTSSSTIAFDYDPGKLDNSVLLSLYEKMIKPRLIEEKMLILLRQGKISKWFSGIGQEAIAVGVCEVLNKDEYILPMHRNLGIFTGREIPLNRLFSQWQGKANGFTKGRDRSFHFGTQEYKIVGMISHLGPQFGVADGIALGNLLKKNKQVCAVFTGEGGTSEGDIHEALNVASVWQLPVLFCIENNGYGLSTPTAEQYNCEHLADRGKGYGMETHIIDGNNILEVYTRLKEIVESMRETPRPVMIEFKTFRMRGHEEASGTKYVPQDLMDQWAAKDPITNYAEFLRNANILTEEKEVEIKTAIVHEINENLDIAFAEDPIDSSESNELNDVFKEFVYQEVKPNIETQELRLVDAISEGLKQSMERHENLVIMGQDIAEYGGVFKITEGFLDAFGKERVRNTPICESAIVSAAMGLSINGFKSVMEMQFADFVASGFNPIVNYLAKTQYRWEQNADVVIRMPCGAGVGAGPFHSQTNEAWFTHTPGLKVVYPAFPYDAKGLLATSIEDPNPVLFFEHKALYRSVRQQVPTDYYTIPLGKAALLKEGKDVSIITYGAGVHWAIEELETMDAVSAELIDLRTLAPLDTEAIFNSVKKTGKVIILQEDSRFGGIASDIAAMIADECFEALDAPIKRVASLDTPIPFAANLETIYLSKRKFKQELLELLRY; the protein is encoded by the coding sequence ATGGCTCAAACATCCTCTTCTACAATTGCATTCGATTACGATCCTGGGAAACTGGATAATTCGGTTTTACTTTCTCTCTACGAAAAAATGATAAAACCCAGGCTGATCGAGGAGAAAATGCTCATTCTGTTACGCCAGGGTAAAATTTCCAAATGGTTTAGCGGTATTGGCCAGGAGGCTATCGCAGTGGGTGTATGTGAAGTATTGAATAAGGATGAATATATCCTTCCCATGCACCGAAACCTGGGTATCTTCACTGGGCGTGAGATCCCTCTAAACAGGTTGTTTTCTCAATGGCAGGGAAAGGCTAACGGTTTTACCAAAGGTCGTGACCGCAGCTTTCACTTTGGAACCCAGGAGTACAAGATAGTAGGAATGATTTCACATCTCGGACCCCAATTTGGCGTTGCAGATGGGATCGCCCTGGGTAATCTCTTAAAGAAGAACAAACAGGTATGCGCCGTTTTTACCGGTGAAGGTGGTACGAGTGAAGGCGATATTCACGAGGCTCTCAATGTTGCCTCGGTATGGCAACTACCCGTGCTTTTTTGCATAGAAAATAACGGCTATGGCTTGTCCACACCAACCGCCGAACAATACAATTGCGAGCATCTGGCCGACAGGGGTAAGGGTTACGGCATGGAGACACACATTATAGACGGAAATAATATTTTAGAGGTGTACACCAGGCTCAAGGAGATCGTAGAAAGTATGCGGGAAACCCCCAGGCCGGTAATGATAGAATTCAAGACCTTCAGAATGCGCGGGCATGAAGAGGCAAGTGGCACTAAATATGTACCTCAGGATCTGATGGATCAATGGGCGGCAAAAGACCCCATCACCAATTATGCAGAATTTCTTCGGAATGCAAACATTTTAACCGAAGAAAAGGAAGTTGAGATCAAAACTGCTATTGTACACGAGATCAACGAGAATCTTGATATCGCCTTTGCCGAAGACCCTATAGATTCTTCCGAAAGTAATGAGTTAAATGACGTATTTAAAGAGTTTGTATATCAAGAAGTTAAGCCAAATATCGAGACTCAGGAATTACGACTCGTAGATGCAATTTCGGAAGGCTTGAAACAGTCTATGGAGCGGCATGAAAACTTAGTGATCATGGGGCAGGATATCGCCGAATATGGTGGTGTTTTTAAGATCACAGAAGGATTTCTGGATGCATTCGGAAAGGAACGTGTGCGCAATACGCCCATTTGCGAATCTGCCATAGTCTCTGCGGCAATGGGGCTTTCTATCAACGGATTTAAATCTGTTATGGAAATGCAGTTTGCAGATTTTGTTGCTTCGGGCTTTAATCCTATTGTTAATTATCTCGCCAAGACCCAATACAGATGGGAGCAGAATGCAGATGTGGTAATTCGTATGCCTTGTGGCGCCGGGGTAGGAGCAGGTCCGTTTCACAGTCAGACGAACGAAGCATGGTTCACCCATACTCCTGGTTTGAAAGTGGTGTATCCGGCATTTCCGTACGATGCTAAAGGACTACTTGCAACAAGTATAGAAGATCCTAATCCTGTGCTTTTCTTCGAGCATAAGGCTTTATATCGAAGTGTACGACAGCAGGTGCCAACCGATTATTACACCATACCTCTGGGCAAAGCCGCGCTGCTAAAAGAAGGGAAGGATGTATCGATTATTACCTATGGTGCCGGCGTGCACTGGGCTATAGAAGAGCTGGAAACCATGGATGCCGTTTCCGCAGAACTGATCGACCTCAGGACTTTAGCTCCTCTGGATACCGAAGCTATATTCAATTCGGTAAAGAAAACGGGGAAGGTGATCATTCTTCAGGAAGATTCGCGATTTGGCGGCATTGCCTCCGATATTGCAGCCATGATCGCCGATGAATGTTTCGAAGCTCTCGATGCCCCGATCAAAAGAGTAGCTAGTCTGGACACACCTATTCCGTTTGCTGCTAATCTTGAGACTATTTATTTGTCGAAGCGAAAATTCAAGCAGGAACTACTCGAACTTCTAAGGTACTAA
- a CDS encoding lipocalin family protein: MRKTITLAVLAAVFFSCGTPKTVQESRKIIKGYWSLDEITYSESGNFNVQLLDDTSKECFEGSNWRFIPNNNTGNYSIEDSNCPTGERYFIFAIQEIDPTTGLYDFLLKPTNEKKKSENNVGFRLRLAKLSNSAMQWEQTVNLEGKPFTIYMNFSKISE; the protein is encoded by the coding sequence ATGAGAAAAACCATCACTTTAGCAGTTCTGGCTGCCGTATTTTTTTCCTGTGGCACGCCAAAAACGGTTCAGGAATCAAGAAAGATTATAAAGGGGTATTGGAGTTTGGATGAGATCACTTACAGTGAATCCGGAAACTTCAATGTTCAATTACTTGATGACACTTCCAAGGAGTGTTTTGAAGGCAGTAACTGGAGATTTATTCCAAATAACAACACGGGAAATTATTCCATAGAAGACAGTAACTGTCCCACCGGGGAGCGTTATTTTATCTTCGCCATTCAGGAGATCGATCCAACAACGGGTTTGTATGATTTCCTGTTAAAACCAACAAACGAAAAGAAAAAATCTGAAAACAATGTTGGTTTCAGGCTACGGCTGGCAAAACTTAGTAACTCGGCTATGCAGTGGGAACAAACTGTAAACCTTGAAGGCAAACCTTTTACAATTTATATGAACTTTTCTAAAATCAGTGAATAA
- a CDS encoding OmpA family protein translates to MKTIIRNIVIVATLVLFVGSFGSCEATKNANNKQKGAVIGAAGGAILGAIIGNNVGKGGNGEAGAVIGGVVGGAAGVIIGDRMDKQAQKIEEEIPGAKVERIDDGIVVTFDENSGVYFETNKYNINAASQATLDKLAGVLIEYPDTNVLVVGHTDSTGSDEYNMTLSKNRAYSVTNYFTQTKGLNASRFTTDWYGETSPIADNSTVEGRAQNRRVNIAIVPNEKMKKEAQKQAQGN, encoded by the coding sequence ATGAAGACAATAATAAGAAACATAGTGATCGTGGCAACCCTGGTATTATTCGTGGGAAGTTTTGGGAGCTGCGAAGCAACAAAGAATGCAAACAATAAACAAAAAGGTGCCGTAATTGGTGCCGCCGGAGGTGCCATTTTGGGTGCTATCATCGGTAATAATGTGGGGAAAGGAGGCAACGGTGAAGCTGGCGCAGTTATCGGTGGTGTTGTAGGTGGTGCCGCTGGAGTTATCATCGGTGACAGAATGGACAAACAGGCTCAAAAGATCGAAGAGGAGATCCCGGGTGCAAAAGTAGAGCGCATCGACGATGGTATCGTTGTAACCTTCGATGAGAACAGCGGTGTTTATTTTGAGACCAACAAATACAATATCAATGCAGCATCACAGGCTACGCTCGACAAGCTTGCCGGTGTGCTGATTGAATATCCGGATACCAACGTATTGGTAGTTGGTCACACCGATAGTACGGGTTCTGATGAGTATAACATGACTCTTTCCAAGAACCGCGCCTATTCCGTAACTAATTATTTCACCCAAACCAAAGGACTGAACGCTTCGCGCTTTACAACAGATTGGTACGGGGAGACCAGTCCGATAGCAGACAATAGCACGGTTGAAGGTAGGGCGCAGAACCGAAGGGTGAATATTGCCATCGTTCCAAATGAGAAAATGAAGAAGGAAGCCCAGAAGCAAGCCCAGGGTAATTAA
- a CDS encoding NAD(P)/FAD-dependent oxidoreductase, translated as MHREDYDIVIIGGGLAGLCTALHLQRHHIRILLIEKHPYPKHKVCGEYVSNEVLPYLNDLGIDPHVHGAVPISRFEISTREGETIESDLPLGGFGISRYSLDKLLFDALDSQIDVIFDTAVSIKYLNDEFIIDTQSKKHYKSRFVVGSYGKRSLLDKRLGRDFINKRTHWMAVKAHYDFDFPEDRVALHNFEGGYCGLSKTETGAVNACYLTTLRSFNKADGIEDFQRTVMSRNKKLQNFFKHARPLFEKPLSISQISFAKKSVIHNHIFMLGDSAGLIHPLCGNGMAIAIHSAKIFSELYLSEIHIKGANRQLLESAYEAVWKKTFSGRLITGARIQRLLLNDTASVFTYKAISRFPSILPYVIRKTHGTLMV; from the coding sequence ATGCACCGGGAGGATTATGATATCGTCATCATAGGTGGTGGGCTGGCCGGCCTTTGTACTGCCCTGCATTTGCAGCGACACCATATCCGTATCCTTTTAATTGAAAAACACCCGTACCCTAAACACAAGGTCTGTGGCGAATATGTGTCTAACGAGGTTTTACCCTATTTAAACGACCTAGGAATCGATCCTCATGTACACGGTGCTGTTCCTATTTCCCGGTTCGAGATCAGTACAAGGGAAGGAGAAACTATTGAAAGTGACCTTCCGCTGGGTGGCTTTGGTATCTCGCGCTATTCGTTGGATAAACTATTATTTGATGCCCTTGATTCACAAATCGATGTCATATTCGATACCGCTGTTTCCATAAAATACTTAAATGATGAATTTATAATTGATACCCAGAGTAAAAAGCATTATAAAAGTAGATTTGTCGTGGGGTCTTACGGAAAGAGATCGCTTCTTGATAAAAGACTGGGGCGTGATTTCATTAACAAGCGTACGCATTGGATGGCTGTAAAAGCGCATTACGATTTCGATTTTCCGGAGGACCGGGTGGCATTACACAATTTCGAGGGAGGATATTGCGGACTTTCAAAAACAGAAACTGGTGCCGTGAATGCCTGCTACCTTACCACCCTTAGATCTTTTAATAAGGCCGATGGGATAGAAGATTTTCAGAGAACAGTGATGAGCAGGAATAAGAAATTGCAGAATTTCTTTAAACATGCTAGGCCGCTATTTGAAAAGCCGCTGAGTATAAGTCAGATCTCCTTCGCTAAAAAATCGGTTATCCATAACCATATCTTTATGTTGGGTGACAGTGCCGGGCTCATTCATCCTCTTTGTGGAAATGGAATGGCCATAGCGATACATTCGGCGAAGATCTTTTCAGAATTATACCTAAGTGAAATTCACATTAAGGGAGCTAACAGACAACTACTTGAAAGCGCCTATGAAGCAGTATGGAAGAAAACTTTTTCCGGTAGACTAATTACCGGGGCGCGTATACAGCGATTACTATTAAACGATACGGCGTCTGTGTTCACTTATAAGGCTATTAGCAGGTTTCCGTCAATTTTACCTTACGTGATCAGGAAAACTCATGGTACCTTGATGGTATGA
- a CDS encoding methyltransferase domain-containing protein — MIYFNSKYRSNQQELMDDFHFQGKEMENLLSDLKRVNKWLGGNLITLNGIRKLLEKITNKNEITILDLGCGDGEMLRVCKESINIPGVRLKYIGLDANRHIIEEARRRSEAYPEIEFITMDIFSEAFETIECDIAICSLFLHHFTDEEIELFLKNLYSTTKVGIVVNDLERSRIAFVLFKIVSTLFVRTATARNDGLISIARAFKKKELKAFSKNIAAKHQIRWKWAFRYQWIIEKT; from the coding sequence ATGATATATTTTAATTCTAAATACAGATCCAATCAACAGGAACTTATGGACGACTTCCATTTCCAGGGCAAAGAAATGGAGAATTTGTTGAGTGATTTAAAACGTGTGAATAAGTGGCTGGGCGGAAATTTAATAACCCTCAACGGTATAAGAAAGCTTCTTGAAAAGATTACCAACAAAAATGAGATAACCATATTAGACCTGGGCTGTGGGGATGGTGAGATGCTCAGAGTTTGCAAAGAATCTATAAACATTCCCGGTGTGCGGTTAAAATACATAGGCTTGGATGCTAATCGCCATATTATAGAAGAGGCCAGGCGACGATCTGAAGCGTATCCGGAGATCGAATTTATAACAATGGATATTTTTTCTGAAGCATTTGAAACTATAGAATGTGATATCGCCATTTGTAGTTTGTTCTTACACCATTTCACAGATGAAGAGATAGAATTGTTTCTGAAAAATCTATACTCCACGACGAAAGTAGGGATCGTGGTTAACGACTTAGAACGAAGTAGGATCGCCTTTGTTCTTTTTAAAATTGTGAGTACATTGTTTGTTCGCACCGCCACTGCCAGAAATGACGGATTAATTTCCATTGCCAGGGCTTTTAAAAAAAAGGAATTGAAAGCATTTTCTAAAAATATAGCTGCAAAACATCAAATACGATGGAAATGGGCATTTCGGTATCAATGGATCATTGAAAAGACATGA
- a CDS encoding type III polyketide synthase — MSVKIKSVAKQLPQYTRSTDEIIPYVDAWLGGQDERFRRKVLKIFEGAGVERRYSIMDAEDMFLHTSFEDRNAIYCREMKVLGAQCLNKALEKAAWLPTDVDYIITVSCTGIMIPSVDAYLINELKMRQDILRLPVTEMGCAAGISGMIYAYNFLKANPGKRAAVIALESPMATFQQHDFSMVNIVSAAIFGDGAACVLMSSAEEDHGPKILDEAMYHFYDATHMMGFKMVNTGLQMILDITVPEQIAEHFPKIVHPFLERNNKTIADVDHLIFHPGGKKIVQTVEQLFGGLGKNIDDTKEVLKLYGNMSSATVLYVLERFMDKKLPKGDLGLMLSFGPGFSAQRILLEF; from the coding sequence ATGAGCGTAAAAATAAAATCGGTTGCCAAGCAACTTCCTCAATACACAAGAAGTACAGACGAAATTATTCCTTATGTGGATGCTTGGCTGGGCGGCCAGGATGAGCGCTTTAGAAGAAAGGTGCTAAAGATATTTGAAGGAGCGGGTGTAGAAAGGCGATATTCTATTATGGATGCTGAAGACATGTTCCTGCACACTTCATTTGAGGATAGAAATGCGATCTATTGCCGCGAAATGAAGGTATTGGGAGCTCAATGCCTCAATAAAGCCCTGGAGAAAGCTGCATGGTTACCAACCGATGTAGATTATATCATCACCGTGAGTTGTACCGGGATCATGATCCCGTCTGTAGATGCGTATCTAATCAATGAGCTGAAAATGAGGCAGGATATCTTACGCCTGCCCGTTACCGAAATGGGTTGTGCTGCCGGTATCTCCGGGATGATCTATGCATATAACTTTCTAAAGGCCAATCCCGGTAAAAGAGCCGCCGTCATTGCGTTAGAATCGCCCATGGCAACCTTTCAACAGCATGATTTTTCAATGGTAAATATAGTGAGTGCTGCTATATTTGGCGATGGAGCCGCCTGTGTACTAATGTCATCTGCTGAAGAAGATCACGGGCCTAAGATCCTTGATGAAGCGATGTATCATTTCTACGATGCCACCCATATGATGGGTTTTAAAATGGTGAATACAGGTTTGCAAATGATACTCGATATCACTGTTCCTGAACAAATAGCCGAACATTTTCCTAAGATCGTACATCCGTTCCTGGAAAGGAATAACAAAACAATCGCCGATGTGGACCACCTGATTTTTCACCCGGGCGGTAAGAAGATCGTCCAAACCGTTGAACAGCTCTTCGGCGGCCTGGGTAAGAATATAGATGATACCAAAGAAGTTCTTAAATTGTATGGGAATATGAGTAGTGCCACCGTACTTTATGTCTTAGAACGCTTTATGGATAAAAAGTTGCCTAAAGGTGACCTCGGACTCATGTTAAGCTTTGGGCCCGGATTTTCGGCACAACGAATATTATTAGAGTTTTAA